CTACAATGGAAACACGGCCTTCTACGCTGGCACAGGCGCCCAGAGGGCCAGAATAGGCTATATCAACGCCGCCAGCGCTTCCATTCCCTGTGGATCGCCTACGCTAAGCGTTCGCACGTTCTGGTCAATGCGTCGGATCAGACCTGAGAGCACCGTCCCCGGCCCCACCTCGATGAAAGTGTCTATCCCCTCGCGGATCATGTTCTGGATGGAAGCTGTCCAACGCACCGTGCTGGTTAGCTGCTTCACCAGCTCGTCCCGCACGGCTTCCACGGCTGAAATAGGGGCAGCTGAGACATTGGCGATGAGCTTGGGAATTGCCGGCCGCATCTCTACAAGGTGGATCATCCGTTGCAATGCCTCAGCGGCAGGCGCCATGAGCGGCGAATGAGCAGCGATACTAACCGCCAACCGGACCACGCGACGCGCTCCCAGCCCTTGCACCAGGGCGATCGCCCGTTCCAGCGTGGGATGGTCGCCGGAGATCACGATCTGGCCCGGCGAGTTGATGTTGGCGATCTGGACGACACCGCCGGTCTCCTGGCTAGCTTGTTGACAAGCCTGAGCCACCTGTTCTTCGTCCAGGTTGAGCACCGCAGCCATGCCGCCCGGGCGCTTTTCGCCAGCCTCTTTCATCAGGCGGCCGCGCTCGCGCACCAAGCGCAACGCGTCCGGATAGGAAAGCGTACCAGCCGCTACCAGGGCTGTATATTCGCCCAGGCTGTGCCCCGCCACAGCGGCGGGCTTGCCCAGATGGGGAAAAGCGGACTGAATCGCGCGCAGCGCAGCGACGCTGGCCGCCAAGATCGCCGGCTGCGCGTTGATAGTATCGGTCAGCTCGTCCGCCGGCCCTTCATAGCAAAGGCGGGATAGGTGAAACCGTAAGGCCTCGTCCGCCTCGGCCATGGCATCGCGGGCCGCCGGAAACGCCTCCGCCAGGGCTTGGATCATACCTACTGCCTGAGAGCCTTGTCCAGGAAACACAAAGGCGAACCGCGACATGAGATCTCCTCGACGATGAAATAACAAATGGGGGGATCAGGGCGAATCTCACCCTTTCCCCCGCACATTCAGTGAAGCGCAGCCAGGACACTCCCTAGGAGGGCTAGCCACTTCCTAACCCATCGTTCATGCCAGCTCGATGGAGCCGAGCTGGGGAAAGGAATCACTCTTCTTCGACCGTGATGACTGCACGGCCTTTATAGTGCCCACAATGAGGACAGACCCGATGCGGCAGTTTCAGCTTGCGGCAATGCGGGCATTGGATGAGATTCGGCGGCTTTAAAGCGTCATGAGCCCGGCGGCGGTCACGGCGTCCCGGTGATAATCTCCTCTTCGGAAGCGGTGGCACTTTGCAAATCCCCCTTCTGCCTTATTAGATGATCCGATTCTAGATCGGCTTAAAACTTGCCAAGATGGACCAGCGTGGGTCTATCTCTGTGAAGACGCACTCACACGGGCCTTCGTTCAGATTTTTGCCGCATTCCGGACAGATGCCGGCACAAGATTCCCGGCAGAGCGGATGCAACGGTGACGCCAACAGCAGGTTCTGGCGGATCACCTCTGTCAAGTCTAGAATGTGATGCGCGTCAATCCACAAGGCCTGGTCCTCTTCCTCCATGGGCAATCGCTGCCCGGTGATAACATCCACGGTCGGCTGGAACTCCTCTTCCAGGTTGACCTCGAGCGGAAGGTCCACAGGTTCTAGACAGCGGCTGCACAGAACCTCAATTCGGGTGATCAGATTACCGGTGACCAGGATCCCCTTCACTGTGCGCAGCATCATAATGTCACCCTGAAGCCTCTGCGTCAGCACCAACGTTGGGTCAATCCCGGTCACATCCTCATCTAACCGATAGTGCCGGATCGCTCCGGTAGGCTCCTTCAAAAGCTGAGCGACATTGTAATGCATAAGTCACCTCTGCATATAGAAAACGCACGCATCATAGCATTATAGAGCAGAGGATAGGCCATGTCAAAAACGCCCATCCCTTACCAAAGATGCAAGAACCAGCCAAGGTTAGCCTTGATCGCCGTGTTGCTCCTCAATAGATGAGCTATGCGAAGATTGCGAGCTAGATAGTGCCTTGATCCCGTTGTTCACCTGGGTCAAAATCAATTCCAGATGGCGGCTGAGCTCGCGCAACACGTTCAGCGCGTAATCGTCCGCTTCCTTGCGCATCTCCTCTTGACGTCGGCGCGCTTCCGCAAGGATAGAGGCCGCTCGCTGTTGAGCTGCTTTCACCACCTCGTGCTCCGCAAGGACGCTCTGAAGCGAGCTGCTGCTAGCGCTTTTGGCCTGAGCTTCGCTGATGATCTGCCGGGCCTGTTCTTCAGCCTGGACCAGGATGTAATCCCGCTGCTGGATGATACGCTGTGCCTGACGGATCTCGTCCGGCACGGACATCCGCATCTGATCAATCAAACGCAAGCACTCTTCCTCATCCACGAGGAGACTAGACGTAAAGGGAACGCGCCATCCCCGGTTCAGGACAGCTTCCAGCTGATCTACCAATTGTAAGATTTCGATGGCGATCACCTCCCCTGAAATTCCCATCTGGCCTTCTGGTAGGCCGATCGCGCTGAGCGTGGTCTGGAGATCGGCCGGCATGGCTGTTCCAACGGACCATTCACTCCATGCCAGGTCGTCGCTGATCACGCAGCCTGGCCTTGGGCACCTGCCGACCAGGCGGGATGCCAAGCTCCTCAAAGCGATGGCGAAGCGCTCTTTGCACATGAGGCGGCGTCATTGCCGTGATATCACCACCCAGCCCAGCTACCTCTTTCAGGATCGAGGCACTCAGATAAGAGTACTCCGATTTCGTAATCAGCGTCACCATATCGATGTCAGGGGCCAGCTTTTGGTTGGTCAAGGCGACTTGAAACTCAAACTCGAAGTCGGCCAGCGTCCGCAACCCGCGCACGATCACCTGCGCGCCCACCTGTCGGGCAAAGCCGACGGTCAATCCATTATACGACATCACCTCCACATTAGGTAGATGGCGTACCGCTTCCTTCATTAGCGCGACGCGCTCCTCGGTGGGGAAGAGCACGCGCTTATTGGCTGGACTCTCGTAAATGCCGATGATCAGCCGTTCAAACAACATGGACGCTCGGCTGGCGATATCAATGTGTCCATAGTGCACCGGATCAAACGTGCCAGGATAGAGGGCGATAGGCATGGTTTACCCGCTAGCTTAAATCTCCGTATCCTTGCCAGAACCGGGTGACCTGCTGACGCAGCCCCTGATGTTCAGGCTTGGACAAGTCGGGATCAACCGCAAACAGCTGCTCCGCTTCGGCGCGAGCGACCTCCAGCGTGTGGACGTCGCTAAGCTGGGCCAAGTGCAGCGGGGGCAACCCCGATTGGCGCGTCCCCAAGAAGTCGCCTGGCCCGCGTAGCTCCAGGTCCTTCTGGGCCAACACGAACCCATCCTGGGTCTCCTCCAGGGCCTTCAGCCGCTCCACGCTCTCACCTGAGTCAGCGTCGGATAGCAAGATACAATAGGATGGATGCTCCCCTCGGCCCACGCGGCCTCGGAACTGGTGAAGCTGGGCCAACCCAAACCGTTCGGCCCCTTCCACCAGCATCACCGTGGCGTTGGGCACGTCAATCCCAACCTCCACTACGGACGTCGCCACTAGGATGTGCAGCTCACCCCGTCGGAATGCCTGCATGACGGCGTCCTTCTCCTCGCCCTTCATGCGGCCGTGCAACAAGCCAAGCTTTAAATCCGGGAAAATCTCCTTTTGCAGCCGCTGGTATTCGTCCACGGCGGCTTTGGCATCGCTGTTCTCCGATTCCTCCACCAATGGGCAAATAATGAAGGCCTGTCGTCCCTCGGCGATCTGGCGTCGCAAGAAGGCATAAGCACGCTCCCGCTCCACGGGTCGCAGCCATCTGGTGCGGATGGGCTGACGGCCAGGCGGCATCTCGTCCAGCACTGAAATGTCCAGATCGCCATACAGCGTCAGGGCCAGCGTGCGCGGGATGGGGGTCGCGCTCATTACCAGCATGTGCGGATTATATCCTTTGTTGCGCAAACTGGCACGTTGGGCGACGCCAAACCGATGCTGCTCGTCCACAATGGCCAGCCCCAGATTTTGGAAGTGCACCTCCTCCTGGATCAGAGCGTGAGTGCCGACCGCGATATCCACTTCCCCCGCAGCGATCGCCCGACGTCTGGCCTCTTTCTCACCTGCGGCCAAGCTGCCCATCAACAACGTGATCGTCACCGGACGGCCATCTGGCTTGGTCAGGCCTTCAAACAGGCGCGAGAGGTTGTGGTAGTGCTGCTCGGCTAGAATCTCCGTGGGAGCCATGAGCACCGCCTGCGCTCCATTGCAGGCGGCGATCCACATCGCGCCGGCGGCCACCACCGTCTTGCCTGAGCCTACATCCCCCTGGAGCAGGCGGCTCATGGGATGGGGCTTCCCCATGTCCGCAGCGATCTCGCGTAGAGCGCGCTGTTGTGCTTGAGTCAGCGCGTATGGTAATGCTGACTGGAAGCGGGCCAGCAGCTCCTCGCTGGCAAGCAGGGGGCGGCCAGGCTGCCGCTGCCAACGCTGTCGTTGGTAAAGCAGGCCCAGTTGGATGAAGAGGAACTCATCGAAGCTCAGGCGGCGCCGCGCCTGGGCTAGCATCTCGTAGCTATCAGGGAAGTGAATCTGTAGCAACGCCTGGCCTAACGGGAGAAGCTGCTGCCGCTCGCGAATAGAGGCCGGCAGATAATCCTCAATGCGCGGAGCCCAGGCGTCTACCGTCTGCTTCATCAGACGACGTAGCCAACGGGCGCTCACCCCTTGGGTCATCGGGTAGACGGGGACCAGCCGGGCCGTGTGAATGAGCTGGCGGTCGAGCGGTTCCCATGCCGGATTATTGAGCACCAGCCGGCCCAGATAGACGTCAATCTTGCCGCTGAGGACGATGGTGCGACCGGGTTTGAGCTGACGCAGCATGTAAGGGTTAAACCACGTCGCCTGGATGGTGCCCGTGCTATCGCTGATGATGGCCTGCACGATCTCGTGGCCGCTGCGCGCCTTCCGGCTGTTCACATCCCAGATGTTGCCGATGATGGTACACTCTTCGCCGGGCTTGAGCTGGTTGATGGTCTTGAGCGCGCTGTAATCCTCGTAGCGCCGCGGGAAGTGCCACAGGAGATCACGCACTGTCGCGATCCCCAACCTGGCCAGGCGCTGCGCGTGTTGGGGGCCGACGCCAGGCAACCGCGTCACCGGGGCTTCAAGGCCCGCAGTAGGAGCCGGACGCGGCGAGATAGGGCGAGCAGCGGGCGCCGGTTCCGTCACCGTAGGCATCGGCGGAGTCTCTCGCCCCGGTTCGGGCACGACAGAGGGGACTGGGAGAGCGGGCGTGGCCTGTGGCTCCAGAGCCGGCTGCGGCCGTGTGGCCGCAGCTAGCGTGGTTTGAGGCGGCTGAGCGGGAGGCACAGTGATCGCCTTAACCACTCGCTCAGCGCGGAGAAGGATCTCTTCGATCACGCGCGCGCGGGCGATGGGATCCTCCAAGGTAGAATACCCCATTAGCAAGGCCACGATGGCTTGCACCTCTGCTTTCTGCTCTGGCGTCTGTACCTCGCTCAGCCCGTCCGATTCCCAGCGCGCAGCGAATTTGTCCAGACCCCCGATCACCGCTTTATTGCGATAACCCTGGCGTTTCTCCAAGGCCAGGATCTTCTGCAGGCGCTCAAACGCGTTGCTCATGACCTGTGCTTTCCACGCCGGCAATAAAGCTCACCGCAAGCCCTCGTACACGATCACCCCCATTGCGCTCGGCCCCAGGTGAACGGCCAGCGATGGGTTACAGGTGTACACAGGGAACTCGCGATCTGGGAACACTGTCTCCAGCCTTTCCAGCAGGATGGCGGTCTCCTCGCTAAACCCATGCTGAAGGATGGCCATCTGCTCAATGCGTGTGAACTCGCAGATAAACTCGAAAAGCTTATCCACCGCCCGCGCGCGCGTGCGCACTTTCTCCAAGGGGATGATCTCGCCTTCCTCAATCATCAGGAGCGGCTTGATCCCCAGCATGGTGCCTAGAATAGCCTGCGCGTGGCCGATACGCCGCGCCCGCTCTAAGTATTCCAATGTTTCCACGAAGAAGACCGCATAGAGATGAGGGATCATGCCACGTATTAAGCGGACGATCGCGTCCAGCGGCCGGCCAGCTTGCACCTCGCGGGCGGCAACCTCTACTAGAAGCCCTAGGCCCAAAGAGGTGGAAAGCGAATCTACCACCTGGATTCGACAACGGCCGAGCAAACGCTGGGCGGCAAGCTGCGCATGGGCAAAGGCATCATTCATCTTGCTCGACAGGTGGATAGACAATACCTGGTCATGCGTACGGCAAAGTCGCTCATAAACGTTGGCGAAAGTCTGCACCGAGGGCGCCGAAGCTGAAGGAAGCTCGTCCGATTGCTCCAAGAAGCGGAAGAATTGCTCCGTGGTCAGGTTAACCCCCTCCTGGTACGTACGTCCGCCGATGTGAATCAACAACGGGACGACCTCGATCCCGTATTGTTCGCGCGCCTTCGGGCTAAGAAGCGCATTGCTGTCCGTGACGATAGCGATGCTGGCCAACTTCACGCTCCGTGTCTCTCATTCTGCTGAGAGGATGTAATGGTAATGCGGCTGACCGCCGTCAATCAGCTCAACCTCCTGGTTGGGATAGGCAGCACGTACCCGATCAGCCAAGGCCTCGGCTTCCTGGCGCGTCACCGGCTGGCCGTAGTAGATCGTGATCACCTCGGCTTCTGCTGCATGCATCTGCGCTAAGAGCTGATCCATGACGTCCGCCACCGAGTCACCGCGGGCGCTGAGGACGTCGTTATGCAGCCCGATCACATCACCGGCTGAGACACGTATGCCATCGAACTCGGCATCGCGAACGGCGATGGTGATCTCGCCGGTCTCGACCGTCCTCAGGGCTGCTTCCATGTTGCGCGCGTTCTCCTCCAGGCTTGCCTGCGGATTGAAGGCCAAGAGCGCGCTGATCCCCTGGGGGAGCGTGCGGCTGGGGACGATGCGCACGCGCTTGCGGCTCAACGCCTGGGCCTGCTGAGCTGCCAGGATAACGTTGCTGTTGTTGGGCAACACCAGGATCTCCTGGCTAGGCACCCGCTCGATGGCGGCCAACAGCTCCTGGGTGCTGGGATTCATAGTTTGGCCGCCTGGCACGATGGCGCTGACTCCCAGGCTTTCGAACAGACGCTGGAAACCAGGGCCAAGCACTACCGCTACGACGCCGATAGCCTCTTCTAGAGCGCTCGCTGGAAATCCGCCGGCCGGCGGCGATGCGACAGGGCTCGCGGCCGCGCTCGGCGCGGCTTGCGAACGGGCGCTCCGACGGCGGAGCGTCTGCAGCGTCATGTTCTCGACGACGATATCATCCAGATGGCCTAGCGATGCCCCCAACGAGAGGATGGGGCCGGGATCGTTGCTGTGGACGTGCACTTTGATCACCCCGTCACCACTGCCGACGACGATGCTCTGCCCGCCCAGCTCGGCCAATCGTCGGCGGATGAACTCCTCATCGAGGTCTCGCCCCAAGATCAGATACTGGATATCATATCCCCATTCGTCGGCGAAGCCGGCAAGCTGCGCTTCCTCCTCCACCCGTTCCTCTGCGACGATCGGCTCGCCGCGCAAGCAGCGAAGCATCCCCTCCAGGATCACATAGAGCCCCTGGCCGCCAGCATCCACCACGCCGGCCTTGGCCAGAATGGGCAATAGGCTGGGGGTTTCAGCCACTGCCTCTGCTGCCGCGTATACTACTCGCTCGAGGACAAAACGCAAATCCTGGTCTATCGAGGCCGCTTTGCCGGCTGCTTCGCTGGCGCGGCGAACGACCGTCAGGATCGTCCCCTCGACGGGCTTGGAGACACCTTTGTAGGCCGTATCGGTACCCTCGTGCAGCGCTTCGGCTAGGTCCGATGCCGTGCAGAGCGCTTTGTTGTCTAGGACGCGCGCCATTCCACGCAGGATCTGTGACAGGATCACGCCCGAGTTGCCGCGAGCGCCCATCAGGGCGCCGTGAGCAGCCCGCTGCAGAAGGGTGCCGACGGTCGGTCGGGAGAGATTGGCGATCTCGTGACATGCCGCCTGCATGGTCAGCAACATGTTCGTGCCCGTGTCGCCGTCGGGGACGGGAAACACGTTCAGCTCGTTGATGGCATCCCGATGCAGCCCCAGATTGGCCCGCGCCGCGTGCAACATGGCTTGCAAGTCCTCCCCATCCAGCGCCATCACAGGGATGCCGACGGGATGCTTTACCGTCCTCACGGTAAAGCCATTCCAGATGGAAGACGTAGCTTCTTGGGCGCCCGTCTCATCGCTCAAAGCCACCATATCTTCACAGCTCTCCGCCATTAATCGCTGCTACTAACCCGCAGGCCTTGGATGTGCACGTTGACCTCAGCAACTGGCACGCCTAATACCTGTTCCAGGCTGAACTTGACACGATTCATAACACCATAGGCCACCTCAGAGATACGGGTTCCGTACTCCACAATCACATACAGGTCAACGATGATACGCCCTTCGGACATGGTGACCTCCACGCCGCGCCGTGAGCGATAGCGTGGCAGCAACTCGGCCAGCCCGCTGATCTTGTCCTTGCTGGCCATGCCGACGACACCATAACACTCTAGGACAGCCGCGCTGGCGATGGCCGCAATGGCATCAGGGGAGATGTCTATCTTGCCTAGGGAGGTGCCCTCTGTCATTGACCTCACCCTCTCAGACCGAGGATTAACAACCAGGCATCCATGCCGGAAATGGCCGTTTACATGGGACGTGACCAATCCTGTCCCTATCATACCTGGGTTGGCCCTATTCGGCAACTACATCCTAGGAAATCAGGCGCATCTGACGAGCTTTGCTTGACATCCTCTTTTGGCCTCTTATAATAGACTAGCCTTAGACTAGTTACTTTAAAGGAGGCAACGATGTCCAATGTAGGCGCTTACCAGGCTAGGATTCATTTCGCAGAGCTTCTCAAACGGGTGCAACGCGGTGAGCGCATTTACATCACCCATCACGGGGTAACTGTTGCGGTGCTAGCGCCGCCGGAGCCCGTTTCAGCGCGCTCGTTAAGCGAGGTCATCGCTGCGCTGAAGGAATTTCGGCGCGGGCGCTCAGCAGGTGTACCGCTCAAAAAGCTCATCGACGAGGGACGGATGTGAACGCCTTGCGCTTCGTGCTGGATGCTTCGATTGCCCTGGCGTGGTGTTTCGAGGACGAACCGAGCGCTTACGCGGAGAGGGTGCTTGAGCGGCTGGGAGAAGGTGAAGCGTATGTGCCTGCACTCTGGGCGCTAGAGATAGGCAACGCTTTACTCAGTGCGGAACGACGTGGGCGCCTAACCCCGGCTGAGAGCACACGCTTTCTGGAATTGCTCCGTCAATTGCCCATTCATCTTGAAGAGATGCCTCTACCGCGTGTTTGGGGGGAGATTTTGACCTTGGCACGTGCCTACCAGCTTTCGACGTACGACGCTGCGTATCTCGACCTTGCTATGCGTCTGGGGCTGCCACTGGCCACGCTTGATGACGCGCTGCACCAGGCGGCGACCCACTGTGGGGTGAAAATGCTTTGATTGTTAGGCCCTGATTTGCAAAATCGGTTGGCCTGTGGTAGTATGCCCTCACTTGCCGGGGCTGCCGCTCCGGCCTTTATTCGTCTTTGAGGGTCTCAAGGCATCTTTCCAGAGAGAGGGGACAGCCGAATGGCCAAATGTGAGCGTTGTGGGAAAAGCCCACAATTTGGACATAATGTCAGCCACTCTAAGCGCCGCACCAATCGGAAGTTCATGCCCAACATCCAGCGCGCTACGGTGATCGAAAACGGTCGGGCCAAGCGGATGTATCTGTGCGCGAAATGCATCAAAACTCTGCAGAAGACCGTTTGACCTGTCCTTCGGCTCTCGTTGCGACATCGCCGACGCGTGCTGGGAGCCGGCGGTGGCGCCGTCAGGCCGGCTCGCGGACCGAAGCTCGCAATCGGGCAATGGCATTCTGCACGCCGTCAGGCGCCTGAAAGATCGAAGTGCCGGCCACCAACACCCGTGCACCCGCTGCCACTAAGCGGGGGGCTGTCTCTTCATCTACCCCGCCATCTACCTCAATCAACGCCTGCAAGCCTCGCTCGGCCAGCATCTGGCGGAGCCGACGCACTTTATCGAGCATGCTAGGGATGAACGCCTGTCCCCCAAAGCCGGGGTTCACCGTCATGCACAAGATCAGATCCACATAGGGTAGGATCTCCTCCAGCGCGCTTAGAGGGGTCGCTGGGTTAAGCGATACGCCAGGGGTCGCGCCCAGCTCACGGATCTGCTGGATCGCACGGTGGAGATGAGGTGTGGCTTCCACATGCACGGTGAGCCCATCCGCGCCGGCGCGGCGAAACGCCTCCAGATACCGCTCGGGCGCCTCAATCATTAGATGCACGTCTAGATACAGCCGCGTGACGCGACGCAGGCTGGCGATCACAGGCGGGCCGATGGTCAGGTTAGGCACGAAATGGCCATCCATCACATCCACATGAATCCAATCGGCTCCGCCTTCCTCGGCCCGCTGCACCTCCTCGGCCAGCCGGGCAAAATCGGCCGCCAAGATGGAAGGCGCAATCCTGATCATCGGCGACCTCCCTGGCCCGCTGCACTACCAGTGGGAAGAGGGATGGTCGTGTTGCCCCGGGGCTCTAGCGCACGTCGGCGAAGCTGTCCGCACCCGGCATCTATCTCAATACCCCGGCGCAGCCGCATAGTCGTAGGGATGCCCTGTTGCTCCAAGATGCGCT
Above is a window of Anaerolineae bacterium DNA encoding:
- a CDS encoding DAK2 domain-containing protein, giving the protein MAESCEDMVALSDETGAQEATSSIWNGFTVRTVKHPVGIPVMALDGEDLQAMLHAARANLGLHRDAINELNVFPVPDGDTGTNMLLTMQAACHEIANLSRPTVGTLLQRAAHGALMGARGNSGVILSQILRGMARVLDNKALCTASDLAEALHEGTDTAYKGVSKPVEGTILTVVRRASEAAGKAASIDQDLRFVLERVVYAAAEAVAETPSLLPILAKAGVVDAGGQGLYVILEGMLRCLRGEPIVAEERVEEEAQLAGFADEWGYDIQYLILGRDLDEEFIRRRLAELGGQSIVVGSGDGVIKVHVHSNDPGPILSLGASLGHLDDIVVENMTLQTLRRRSARSQAAPSAAASPVASPPAGGFPASALEEAIGVVAVVLGPGFQRLFESLGVSAIVPGGQTMNPSTQELLAAIERVPSQEILVLPNNSNVILAAQQAQALSRKRVRIVPSRTLPQGISALLAFNPQASLEENARNMEAALRTVETGEITIAVRDAEFDGIRVSAGDVIGLHNDVLSARGDSVADVMDQLLAQMHAAEAEVITIYYGQPVTRQEAEALADRVRAAYPNQEVELIDGGQPHYHYILSAE
- a CDS encoding Asp23/Gls24 family envelope stress response protein, with translation MTEGTSLGKIDISPDAIAAIASAAVLECYGVVGMASKDKISGLAELLPRYRSRRGVEVTMSEGRIIVDLYVIVEYGTRISEVAYGVMNRVKFSLEQVLGVPVAEVNVHIQGLRVSSSD
- the rpmB gene encoding 50S ribosomal protein L28; the protein is MAKCERCGKSPQFGHNVSHSKRRTNRKFMPNIQRATVIENGRAKRMYLCAKCIKTLQKTV
- the rpmF gene encoding 50S ribosomal protein L32 is translated as MPPLPKRRLSPGRRDRRRAHDALKPPNLIQCPHCRKLKLPHRVCPHCGHYKGRAVITVEEE
- the coaD gene encoding pantetheine-phosphate adenylyltransferase, with the protein product MPIALYPGTFDPVHYGHIDIASRASMLFERLIIGIYESPANKRVLFPTEERVALMKEAVRHLPNVEVMSYNGLTVGFARQVGAQVIVRGLRTLADFEFEFQVALTNQKLAPDIDMVTLITKSEYSYLSASILKEVAGLGGDITAMTPPHVQRALRHRFEELGIPPGRQVPKARLRDQRRPGME
- a CDS encoding type II toxin-antitoxin system VapC family toxin; translation: MNALRFVLDASIALAWCFEDEPSAYAERVLERLGEGEAYVPALWALEIGNALLSAERRGRLTPAESTRFLELLRQLPIHLEEMPLPRVWGEILTLARAYQLSTYDAAYLDLAMRLGLPLATLDDALHQAATHCGVKML
- the recG gene encoding ATP-dependent DNA helicase RecG, which produces MSNAFERLQKILALEKRQGYRNKAVIGGLDKFAARWESDGLSEVQTPEQKAEVQAIVALLMGYSTLEDPIARARVIEEILLRAERVVKAITVPPAQPPQTTLAAATRPQPALEPQATPALPVPSVVPEPGRETPPMPTVTEPAPAARPISPRPAPTAGLEAPVTRLPGVGPQHAQRLARLGIATVRDLLWHFPRRYEDYSALKTINQLKPGEECTIIGNIWDVNSRKARSGHEIVQAIISDSTGTIQATWFNPYMLRQLKPGRTIVLSGKIDVYLGRLVLNNPAWEPLDRQLIHTARLVPVYPMTQGVSARWLRRLMKQTVDAWAPRIEDYLPASIRERQQLLPLGQALLQIHFPDSYEMLAQARRRLSFDEFLFIQLGLLYQRQRWQRQPGRPLLASEELLARFQSALPYALTQAQQRALREIAADMGKPHPMSRLLQGDVGSGKTVVAAGAMWIAACNGAQAVLMAPTEILAEQHYHNLSRLFEGLTKPDGRPVTITLLMGSLAAGEKEARRRAIAAGEVDIAVGTHALIQEEVHFQNLGLAIVDEQHRFGVAQRASLRNKGYNPHMLVMSATPIPRTLALTLYGDLDISVLDEMPPGRQPIRTRWLRPVERERAYAFLRRQIAEGRQAFIICPLVEESENSDAKAAVDEYQRLQKEIFPDLKLGLLHGRMKGEEKDAVMQAFRRGELHILVATSVVEVGIDVPNATVMLVEGAERFGLAQLHQFRGRVGRGEHPSYCILLSDADSGESVERLKALEETQDGFVLAQKDLELRGPGDFLGTRQSGLPPLHLAQLSDVHTLEVARAEAEQLFAVDPDLSKPEHQGLRQQVTRFWQGYGDLS
- the fabD gene encoding ACP S-malonyltransferase, which encodes MSRFAFVFPGQGSQAVGMIQALAEAFPAARDAMAEADEALRFHLSRLCYEGPADELTDTINAQPAILAASVAALRAIQSAFPHLGKPAAVAGHSLGEYTALVAAGTLSYPDALRLVRERGRLMKEAGEKRPGGMAAVLNLDEEQVAQACQQASQETGGVVQIANINSPGQIVISGDHPTLERAIALVQGLGARRVVRLAVSIAAHSPLMAPAAEALQRMIHLVEMRPAIPKLIANVSAAPISAVEAVRDELVKQLTSTVRWTASIQNMIREGIDTFIEVGPGTVLSGLIRRIDQNVRTLSVGDPQGMEALAALI
- a CDS encoding DegV family protein, with the protein product MKLASIAIVTDSNALLSPKAREQYGIEVVPLLIHIGGRTYQEGVNLTTEQFFRFLEQSDELPSASAPSVQTFANVYERLCRTHDQVLSIHLSSKMNDAFAHAQLAAQRLLGRCRIQVVDSLSTSLGLGLLVEVAAREVQAGRPLDAIVRLIRGMIPHLYAVFFVETLEYLERARRIGHAQAILGTMLGIKPLLMIEEGEIIPLEKVRTRARAVDKLFEFICEFTRIEQMAILQHGFSEETAILLERLETVFPDREFPVYTCNPSLAVHLGPSAMGVIVYEGLR
- a CDS encoding type II toxin-antitoxin system prevent-host-death family antitoxin produces the protein MSNVGAYQARIHFAELLKRVQRGERIYITHHGVTVAVLAPPEPVSARSLSEVIAALKEFRRGRSAGVPLKKLIDEGRM
- a CDS encoding DUF177 domain-containing protein, which encodes MHYNVAQLLKEPTGAIRHYRLDEDVTGIDPTLVLTQRLQGDIMMLRTVKGILVTGNLITRIEVLCSRCLEPVDLPLEVNLEEEFQPTVDVITGQRLPMEEEDQALWIDAHHILDLTEVIRQNLLLASPLHPLCRESCAGICPECGKNLNEGPCECVFTEIDPRWSILASFKPI
- the rpe gene encoding ribulose-phosphate 3-epimerase; this translates as MIRIAPSILAADFARLAEEVQRAEEGGADWIHVDVMDGHFVPNLTIGPPVIASLRRVTRLYLDVHLMIEAPERYLEAFRRAGADGLTVHVEATPHLHRAIQQIRELGATPGVSLNPATPLSALEEILPYVDLILCMTVNPGFGGQAFIPSMLDKVRRLRQMLAERGLQALIEVDGGVDEETAPRLVAAGARVLVAGTSIFQAPDGVQNAIARLRASVREPA